The Streptomyces luteogriseus genome includes a window with the following:
- a CDS encoding universal stress protein, with amino-acid sequence MDQPITVHADGCEASPRAVDRAAEEAALRGVPPHAVYASPEGALRTRRVPHRQGAAVGTTSHRRPRGHRGPARPGARSRSGGHHRGRARGAGPVLCGAARKAAVLVLGSRGRGSAAEPPLGSVGLAVTRAGGRSGDRGARRPRRSVRAPDMEPPRRRGPRRTGGLGGAAGRRPGGDRVAVVPEGDTP; translated from the coding sequence ATGGACCAGCCGATCACCGTGCATGCGGACGGTTGCGAGGCGAGTCCGCGGGCCGTGGACCGGGCGGCCGAGGAGGCCGCGCTCCGCGGGGTGCCGCCGCACGCGGTGTACGCGTCGCCGGAGGGAGCGCTACGAACACGCCGTGTTCCCCACCGGCAGGGAGCCGCCGTCGGAACAACCTCTCACCGGCGTCCTCGCGGTCACCGCGGCCCAGCACGCCCGGGCGCGCGGTCCCGGTCTGGAGGCCACCACCGAGGTCGTGCCCGAGGGGCGGGCCCCGTACTGTGCGGTGCGGCGCGCAAGGCCGCGGTGCTCGTCCTGGGCTCGCGAGGCCGGGGGAGTGCCGCCGAGCCGCCGCTCGGCTCCGTCGGCCTCGCGGTCACCCGGGCGGGCGGACGGTCCGGTGATCGTGGCGCGCGACGACCCCGACGATCCGTCCGGGCCCCGGACATGGAACCGCCCCGTCGTCGGGGCCCCCGCCGGACCGGCGGACTCGGAGGCGCTGCGGGTCGCCGTCCGGGCGGCGACCGGGTCGCGGTCGTTCCCGAGGGAGACACGCCATGA